One window of Pseudocalidococcus azoricus BACA0444 genomic DNA carries:
- a CDS encoding WG repeat-containing protein → MTIRDIISWIKKCKIKRLWARWRIWGLVILSLSLCLGGLPAFDDYAQARPATTPVTQVAQAQGQWGFIDYRGKLAIPAQFEDAYSFSSGLAAVKVKGSYGYINLQGRVRIKPQFDQAYPFSDGLAHVKTAGKFGFIRPNGQFAINPQFNGAGAFVDGLAPVKQGDKWGYIRKNQKLVIPLQFQEAQEFSEGAAAVKVRDQWGFINSNGRLIVPARYQAVYPFSEGLAAVQENGKWGFVNRDGRVVIQPDYGAVYNFGDGVAAVEKEGKWGFINKGNRPEIPLQFEKVAPFSEGLAVVQQGSRYGYMNRTGRVVIPSRFDAAYFFVSGLAPVMQSGKYGFIDTSGQMVINPQFASAFYFYEGLARVQL, encoded by the coding sequence ATGACCATAAGAGATATTATTTCGTGGATTAAAAAATGCAAAATAAAGCGGCTTTGGGCCCGCTGGCGAATCTGGGGCCTGGTGATCTTGAGCTTGAGCCTATGTTTAGGAGGCTTGCCTGCCTTCGATGATTATGCCCAGGCCCGGCCGGCCACCACTCCCGTCACCCAAGTTGCCCAGGCCCAGGGTCAATGGGGGTTTATTGATTATCGGGGTAAGTTGGCGATTCCAGCCCAGTTTGAAGATGCTTATTCCTTTAGCAGTGGTTTAGCTGCCGTCAAGGTCAAGGGGAGTTATGGCTATATCAATCTCCAAGGTCGAGTCCGGATCAAACCCCAATTTGACCAAGCCTACCCCTTTAGTGATGGCCTGGCCCATGTCAAGACGGCGGGTAAATTTGGCTTTATTCGCCCCAATGGCCAGTTCGCCATCAATCCTCAATTCAATGGGGCTGGGGCCTTTGTGGATGGGTTAGCTCCCGTCAAACAGGGGGATAAGTGGGGCTATATTCGGAAAAATCAAAAACTGGTGATTCCACTGCAATTTCAAGAGGCCCAGGAATTTTCGGAAGGAGCGGCCGCCGTTAAGGTTAGGGATCAGTGGGGCTTTATTAACAGCAATGGGCGGCTGATTGTCCCGGCTCGTTACCAGGCGGTCTATCCCTTTAGTGAGGGTCTGGCGGCTGTGCAGGAAAATGGGAAGTGGGGCTTTGTCAATCGGGATGGGCGTGTTGTCATTCAACCGGACTATGGGGCAGTTTATAACTTTGGGGATGGGGTAGCAGCCGTAGAGAAAGAGGGTAAGTGGGGATTTATCAACAAAGGCAACCGCCCGGAAATTCCCCTCCAGTTTGAAAAAGTTGCGCCTTTTTCCGAGGGATTAGCGGTGGTCCAACAGGGCAGTCGTTATGGCTATATGAATCGGACGGGCCGGGTGGTGATTCCATCGCGCTTTGATGCGGCCTATTTTTTTGTCAGTGGCTTGGCCCCGGTGATGCAGAGTGGCAAATATGGTTTTATTGACACCAGTGGCCAGATGGTGATTAATCCCCAGTTTGCCAGTGCGTTTTATTTCTACGAAGGCTTGGCTCGCGTACAGTTGTAA
- a CDS encoding chlororespiratory reduction protein 7 produces MNANEFFVILEPNQPEQFLTVQELQAKLEALLAQRQDNLPQDLKNIPTITAQAQRLIDTSCDLDIGPNQYLQWYAVRLEK; encoded by the coding sequence ATGAATGCTAATGAATTTTTTGTCATCCTCGAACCGAACCAGCCCGAACAGTTTCTCACCGTTCAAGAACTCCAGGCCAAGTTAGAGGCCCTTTTAGCCCAACGCCAGGACAATCTCCCTCAAGACCTAAAAAACATCCCCACCATTACCGCCCAGGCCCAGCGACTGATTGATACCAGTTGTGACCTCGATATCGGCCCGAATCAGTATCTCCAGTGGTATGCGGTGCGCCTAGAAAAATAG
- a CDS encoding ADP-ribosylglycohydrolase family protein: MLNSRIAAGLLGACVGDALGVPVKFTTRAERTTDPVQEMRGYGTWQQPAGTWSDDGSLLLCLAESLCQGFDLDHIAQTFVQWQTQAHWSARGTIFDIGLTTRYGLQRVQQGISPLKSGASHQDTCGNGALMRTLPLAFHYFRHLNFPQLLQEVHQTSAITHAHLRSQMACGIYVSIALCVLEGASAHAAYQQGIKNVYPHYQAPPYAQELIHFGRIWSGKIHTLPMTAIRSDGYVISTLEAALWCFLNHDSYAQAVLQAVNLGGDTDTTATVTGGLAGIYDGLDGIPRHWLQELARCDDIRRLAQRLEAAIFAYPA, from the coding sequence ATGTTAAATAGTCGAATTGCGGCGGGATTACTGGGGGCCTGTGTCGGAGATGCCTTGGGTGTGCCAGTGAAATTTACAACCCGTGCCGAACGCACTACTGATCCGGTTCAGGAAATGCGCGGTTATGGAACTTGGCAGCAACCGGCTGGGACCTGGTCTGATGATGGCTCGTTATTACTGTGCTTAGCGGAAAGTTTATGTCAGGGGTTTGACCTAGATCATATTGCCCAAACCTTTGTCCAGTGGCAGACCCAGGCCCATTGGAGCGCGAGAGGCACTATTTTTGATATTGGCCTAACTACACGCTACGGCTTACAACGAGTCCAACAGGGAATTTCACCCCTCAAATCCGGGGCCTCCCATCAGGATACTTGTGGCAATGGCGCGCTGATGCGAACTTTACCGCTGGCCTTTCATTACTTTCGCCATCTTAATTTTCCGCAACTCCTCCAAGAAGTCCATCAAACCTCAGCCATTACCCATGCCCATCTACGTTCCCAAATGGCCTGTGGCATCTATGTCAGTATTGCCCTTTGTGTTTTAGAAGGAGCTTCTGCCCATGCAGCCTATCAACAGGGGATTAAAAACGTCTATCCCCATTACCAGGCCCCGCCCTATGCCCAAGAACTCATTCACTTTGGCCGGATTTGGAGTGGCAAAATCCATACCCTCCCGATGACGGCAATTCGTTCCGATGGGTATGTGATTTCCACCTTGGAAGCGGCCCTCTGGTGTTTCCTGAACCATGATTCCTATGCCCAGGCCGTGTTACAAGCGGTCAATTTAGGGGGTGATACCGACACTACAGCTACCGTTACCGGGGGCCTAGCGGGGATTTACGATGGCCTGGACGGAATTCCGCGCCACTGGTTGCAGGAACTAGCCCGCTGCGATGATATTCGCCGTTTAGCCCAACGATTAGAGGCAGCAATTTTTGCCTACCCAGCCTAG
- a CDS encoding acyl-CoA desaturase encodes MTLATYVKPPISWPVVGFMVLLHLSLLLVFIPGMFSWTGVGLALILHWVTAGLGITLGWHRLLTHRSFQVPKWLEYILVFLGTLSMQGGPIWWVGLHRHHHLYSDQAVDHHDSCKGFWWSHFEWMLRDVPAEAEIPKFTKDIADDPFYRFLDENFVMIQVAFAILLYFVGGWQFVVWGVLVRLVTVYHTTWLVNSATHKFGYRTFDSADRSTNCWWVALLTFGEGWHNNHHAYQYSARHGLRWWEIDLTWMTIQFLQFLGLAKKVRLIEVPVTE; translated from the coding sequence ATGACCCTTGCCACTTACGTTAAACCACCGATTTCCTGGCCTGTTGTCGGGTTTATGGTTTTATTACATCTTTCTCTTTTGCTAGTATTTATTCCAGGGATGTTTAGTTGGACAGGGGTTGGGTTAGCCTTAATCCTCCACTGGGTGACAGCTGGCCTGGGAATTACCCTGGGGTGGCATCGCCTACTCACGCATCGGAGTTTCCAAGTTCCCAAATGGCTGGAGTATATTTTGGTCTTCTTGGGAACCTTATCAATGCAGGGCGGGCCGATTTGGTGGGTTGGCTTACATCGGCATCATCACCTCTACTCTGATCAAGCGGTGGATCACCATGATTCTTGCAAGGGCTTCTGGTGGAGTCATTTTGAGTGGATGTTACGAGATGTGCCGGCTGAAGCAGAAATTCCTAAGTTTACCAAAGACATTGCCGATGACCCGTTTTATCGCTTCTTAGATGAAAATTTTGTGATGATTCAGGTGGCCTTTGCGATTCTCCTGTACTTTGTTGGCGGTTGGCAGTTTGTTGTCTGGGGGGTCTTGGTGCGCCTAGTGACGGTATATCACACCACATGGTTGGTCAATAGTGCCACCCATAAGTTTGGTTATCGGACGTTTGACAGTGCTGACCGTTCAACCAATTGCTGGTGGGTGGCCCTTTTAACCTTTGGTGAGGGTTGGCACAATAATCACCATGCTTATCAGTATTCGGCTCGCCACGGTCTGCGCTGGTGGGAAATTGATTTAACCTGGATGACCATTCAGTTTTTGCAGTTCTTGGGGTTGGCTAAGAAAGTGCGTTTAATTGAAGTTCCTGTGACAGAGTAG
- a CDS encoding SDR family oxidoreductase, translating to MRVLILGCGYTGTTLAQWLRQQGIPVAVTNRLGQLPPELGDLEIPCYPLDVQANGQVTSLDPKVFDSITHVLSSIPPLRSGQDLVLDQLLLVLQGLDLAWFGYLSTTGVYGDCQGAWVEETRPVNPQNARSSHRVQAEVGFLESGLPAHIFRLSGIYGPGPGRNIFERLRSGKAQHIIRPGHVFSRVHVADIVQTLWCSMTKPRPGEIYNVADDLPTESSNLILQACSLMGIEPPPAILWEEANLSPMAASFWQESRRVSNFKIKSQLGVELFFPTYKEGLVSIYNAYPTGKAI from the coding sequence ATGCGCGTTTTGATCTTGGGGTGTGGCTACACGGGAACTACTCTGGCGCAGTGGTTAAGACAGCAAGGAATTCCGGTAGCTGTCACAAATCGGTTAGGGCAGTTACCGCCGGAGTTAGGGGATTTAGAAATTCCCTGTTATCCCTTGGATGTCCAGGCCAATGGTCAAGTAACCTCCCTTGATCCAAAGGTGTTTGATAGTATCACCCATGTTCTCAGTAGTATTCCCCCCCTCCGTTCGGGTCAGGATTTAGTCCTAGATCAGCTTTTACTAGTGCTGCAAGGGTTGGATTTGGCCTGGTTTGGTTATTTGTCCACCACTGGAGTCTATGGAGACTGTCAAGGGGCCTGGGTTGAGGAGACGCGTCCGGTCAATCCCCAAAATGCTCGCTCATCCCATCGTGTCCAAGCGGAAGTAGGCTTTTTGGAGTCGGGTTTACCGGCCCACATTTTCCGGCTTTCGGGGATTTACGGGCCGGGGCCTGGTCGGAATATTTTTGAGCGGCTACGTTCGGGAAAGGCCCAACATATTATTCGACCCGGCCATGTTTTTTCCCGTGTTCATGTGGCTGATATTGTCCAAACTCTTTGGTGTTCGATGACCAAGCCCAGGCCTGGGGAAATTTACAATGTTGCTGATGATTTGCCCACTGAGTCAAGTAATTTAATTCTTCAGGCCTGCTCTCTGATGGGGATAGAGCCGCCGCCAGCCATTCTCTGGGAAGAGGCGAATCTCAGTCCCATGGCCGCATCCTTTTGGCAAGAGTCGCGCCGAGTCAGTAATTTTAAGATTAAATCTCAGTTGGGGGTAGAGCTATTTTTTCCCACCTACAAAGAGGGCCTGGTGAGTATCTACAATGCCTATCCAACAGGGAAAGCCATCTGA
- a CDS encoding transposase: MKEWFKTKLLPQLKPNTKIILDNASFHKRQDLEQVIEEAHCQLWYLPKYSPDLNPIERC, from the coding sequence ATAAAAGAGTGGTTCAAAACCAAGTTGTTACCTCAACTTAAACCCAACACTAAAATTATCTTAGATAATGCCTCTTTTCATAAAAGACAAGACTTAGAACAAGTAATTGAAGAAGCGCATTGTCAACTCTGGTATTTGCCTAAATATTCACCAGACCTCAATCCAATCGAACGTTGTTGA
- a CDS encoding IS5 family transposase, giving the protein MNRAPYPTDVSDEEWRFVAPYLTLMSEDAPQRNHSLREVFNGLRWLVRSGGAWQLMPHDLPPWAVVYQQTQRWLKAGVFDAIVHDVRALLRLADGRNEQPSAVILDSRTLQSTPDSGGRAGYDGAKRKKGSKVHIAVDTLGHLLALVVTPGNVELCSLAEQDRDQVKDLAQQVQAVTGESVEMALVDQGYTGEKPAEDAAAVGIQLHVLKLPQAKKGFILLPRRWVVERSFAWVGRFRRLARDYERLGDTLAGLHLVACSILMLSRFAQLTIQSA; this is encoded by the coding sequence ATGAACAGAGCACCCTACCCCACCGATGTCAGCGATGAAGAATGGAGGTTTGTTGCCCCCTACCTAACATTGATGAGCGAGGATGCCCCGCAACGGAATCATAGTCTCAGAGAAGTCTTTAACGGCTTACGCTGGCTGGTTCGCTCGGGCGGTGCATGGCAATTGATGCCCCATGATTTACCTCCTTGGGCTGTTGTGTACCAGCAAACTCAACGCTGGTTAAAAGCAGGGGTATTTGACGCTATTGTTCATGATGTGAGAGCGTTACTGAGGCTTGCGGATGGGCGTAACGAACAGCCATCTGCCGTAATACTTGATAGTCGAACCTTGCAATCTACTCCGGACAGTGGGGGGCGAGCCGGATATGACGGGGCAAAACGGAAGAAAGGGAGTAAAGTCCATATTGCTGTTGATACATTAGGGCATTTATTAGCTTTGGTCGTGACACCTGGGAATGTAGAGCTTTGCTCGTTAGCAGAACAAGACCGGGATCAAGTCAAAGACTTAGCTCAGCAGGTACAGGCGGTAACAGGTGAGAGTGTAGAGATGGCCCTTGTTGACCAGGGGTATACCGGAGAGAAACCCGCTGAAGATGCAGCAGCAGTGGGGATTCAGTTACATGTCCTAAAACTCCCGCAAGCCAAGAAAGGATTTATTTTGCTACCCCGACGATGGGTCGTAGAGCGGAGTTTTGCCTGGGTTGGCCGGTTCAGACGCTTAGCCAGAGACTATGAACGATTAGGTGATACTTTGGCGGGACTCCATCTTGTGGCTTGTTCAATTCTGATGCTAAGTCGTTTTGCCCAACTCACCATTCAAAGTGCATAA
- the gltB gene encoding glutamate synthase large subunit — MHSPFSTSALTQSSAAGYAGQPWLVEERDACGVGFVAHQKGLASHSILEQALTGLTCLEHRGACSADQDSGDGAGVMTAIPWGLFGDWITNFDPANIGVGMVFFPANPEAVAQAKTAIAQVLANSGLKLLGWRPVPVQPDVLGVLARQNQPMIEQLFVAAESTGTELERLLYLTRKRMERAVAEFHADWGRDFYVCSFSHKTIVYKGMVRSVVLGQFYLDLQNPAYETTFAIYHRRFSTNTMPKWPLAQPMRFLGHNGEINTLLGNVNWMRAREGQLASPAWGESLKELKPIVNPENSDSANLDNAFELLVQSGRAPFQAMMMLIPEAYKNQPDLADHPEITDFYEYYSGLQEGWDGPALVVFSDGNVVGANLDRNGLRPARYTLLKDGLVIVASEAGVIPVDETQVLEKGRLGPGQMIAVDLTTNELLTNWTIKQRVAQHQPYGQWLQAHRQELAAQPYLETPTLTKAQSLQQQTAFGYGAEDVEMVIEAMAQEGKEPTFCMGDDIPLAVLSPKPHLLYDYFKQRFAQVTNPPIDPLREKLVMSLTTQLGGRGNLLDEKPEFAKLYKLNSPLLNEQELEKILNSEFHAARLSTLFAVAAGPDGLKMAIEALCLRADELVKAGAEILVLSDRVNATGEPQLLTAETTYIPPLLAAGAVHHHLIAQGLRRKTSIVVETAQAWSTHHFACLIGYGVAAVCPYMAWETIRQWWHSERTQNLMEKGKVAKIDLTTAQARYRKAIEDGLLKILSKMGISLITSYQGAQIFEAIGIGPELLNLGFVGTTSRVGGLTVSDLAQEVMAFHQQAFPELTAKKLQNFGFVQYRPGGEYHMNNPEMAKALHKAVAAQSYDHYEVYRQQLTGRIPTALRDLLEFKSDRQPIALEEVESATDIVKRFCTGGMSLGALSREAHEVLAIAMNRLGGKSNSGEGGEDPIRFKVLVDVDGEGHSDLLPHLAGLRNGDTASSAIKQVASGRFGVTPEYLMNAKQIEIKIAQGAKPGEGGQLPGPKVSPYIAMLRKSKPGVSLISPPPHHDIYSIEDLSQLIFDLHQINPNAQVSVKLVAEVGIGTIAAGVAKANADIIQISGHDGGTGASPLSSIKHAGSPWELGLSEVHRVLMENQLRDRVILRVDGGLKSGWDVIMGALMGAEEFGFGSIAMIAEGCIMARICHTNNCPVGVATQKEELRKRFTGLPEHVVNFFLFIAEEVRSILAKLGYKSLIEVVGRSDLLVPRADVSLSKTKAVNLDCLTQLPDSRTDRAWLTHETVHSNGPVLDDTILANPTIQAAIANHQEASLDLEIVNTDRTVGARVAGIIAKQHGNTGFTGQLNLNFTGAAGQSFGAFNLPGMILNLTGEANDYVGKGMHGGEIIIKPLANAPYAAAGNVIVGNTCLYGATGGYLFANGQAGERFAVRNSKAYAVVEGVGDHCCEYMTGGVVVVLGQVGRNVGAGMTGGLAYILDEDGSLTAKMNPEIVKLQRISSVVGEQQLLELLQAHAERTGSPKAKAILANWVDYLGKFWQVVPPSEANSPEVVASEEKILNPVT; from the coding sequence ATGCATAGCCCCTTCTCCACTTCTGCCTTAACTCAATCTTCTGCCGCTGGATACGCTGGTCAACCTTGGTTAGTCGAAGAACGAGATGCTTGCGGTGTGGGGTTTGTCGCCCATCAAAAGGGATTGGCTAGTCATAGCATTCTCGAGCAGGCCTTGACGGGATTGACCTGTTTAGAACACCGCGGGGCCTGTAGTGCCGATCAAGATTCCGGTGATGGGGCTGGGGTGATGACGGCGATTCCCTGGGGCTTGTTTGGGGATTGGATTACCAATTTTGATCCGGCCAACATTGGGGTGGGGATGGTCTTTTTTCCGGCTAATCCAGAGGCCGTAGCCCAGGCCAAGACTGCCATTGCCCAAGTATTAGCAAATTCTGGGTTGAAGCTTTTGGGATGGCGACCTGTTCCCGTGCAGCCGGATGTTTTAGGTGTATTGGCCCGGCAAAATCAACCGATGATTGAACAGTTGTTTGTCGCGGCTGAATCTACTGGCACAGAACTGGAGCGGCTGTTGTATCTGACGCGGAAACGGATGGAGCGGGCTGTGGCCGAATTTCATGCCGACTGGGGGCGGGATTTCTATGTTTGCTCTTTTTCCCATAAAACCATTGTTTATAAAGGCATGGTGCGCTCAGTTGTCCTAGGGCAGTTCTACCTAGACTTACAAAACCCGGCCTACGAAACCACCTTTGCCATCTATCACCGCCGCTTTAGCACCAACACGATGCCCAAATGGCCCCTCGCCCAACCGATGCGGTTTTTAGGTCACAACGGTGAAATCAACACCCTCCTCGGTAATGTCAACTGGATGCGGGCCCGCGAAGGTCAGTTAGCCAGTCCGGCCTGGGGGGAATCGCTCAAAGAACTCAAACCCATCGTCAATCCGGAAAACAGCGACTCGGCCAACTTGGATAATGCCTTTGAACTGTTGGTGCAATCGGGTCGCGCCCCCTTCCAGGCCATGATGATGTTGATTCCCGAGGCCTATAAAAATCAACCGGACTTAGCAGATCATCCGGAAATTACGGATTTTTACGAATACTACAGCGGCTTGCAAGAAGGGTGGGATGGCCCGGCCTTGGTGGTCTTTAGTGATGGCAATGTCGTTGGGGCTAATTTAGATCGGAATGGTCTGCGGCCGGCCCGCTATACGTTACTCAAAGATGGCCTGGTGATTGTCGCGTCTGAGGCTGGCGTAATTCCCGTAGATGAAACCCAGGTGCTAGAAAAAGGTCGCTTGGGGCCTGGGCAAATGATTGCTGTCGATTTAACCACCAATGAGCTGTTGACCAACTGGACCATTAAGCAACGGGTGGCCCAACATCAACCCTATGGCCAATGGCTCCAGGCCCACCGCCAAGAACTCGCAGCCCAACCCTATCTGGAAACCCCAACTCTAACTAAAGCCCAATCCCTGCAACAACAAACCGCGTTTGGCTACGGGGCCGAAGATGTGGAAATGGTGATTGAGGCCATGGCCCAGGAGGGCAAAGAACCGACCTTCTGTATGGGGGATGATATTCCACTGGCTGTCCTCTCGCCCAAACCCCACCTGCTTTACGACTATTTCAAACAACGCTTTGCCCAAGTCACCAACCCCCCCATTGACCCCCTGCGGGAAAAACTGGTCATGTCCTTAACGACTCAATTGGGTGGGCGCGGTAACTTGCTGGATGAAAAACCAGAATTTGCCAAACTCTATAAACTGAATTCCCCCCTGCTAAACGAACAAGAGTTAGAGAAAATTCTCAATTCCGAGTTCCATGCGGCGCGCTTGAGTACCCTATTTGCAGTGGCAGCCGGGCCCGATGGCTTGAAAATGGCAATTGAAGCTCTCTGTTTGCGGGCCGATGAACTGGTCAAAGCGGGGGCCGAAATTCTGGTCTTGTCAGATCGGGTTAACGCTACTGGAGAGCCACAACTTCTCACCGCTGAAACCACCTATATTCCCCCTCTATTGGCTGCTGGGGCTGTCCACCATCATTTAATTGCCCAAGGATTGCGCCGGAAAACCTCCATTGTGGTCGAAACGGCCCAGGCCTGGAGTACCCATCATTTTGCCTGTTTGATTGGCTATGGCGTGGCCGCAGTCTGTCCCTACATGGCCTGGGAAACAATCCGGCAGTGGTGGCACAGTGAGCGCACCCAAAACCTGATGGAGAAAGGTAAAGTCGCCAAAATTGATCTGACCACGGCCCAGGCCAGGTATCGCAAAGCCATTGAAGACGGGTTGCTCAAGATCCTCTCCAAAATGGGGATTTCTCTGATCACCAGTTACCAAGGGGCGCAGATTTTTGAAGCCATCGGCATTGGCCCAGAACTCTTGAATTTAGGCTTTGTTGGCACCACTTCACGGGTGGGTGGCTTAACCGTCAGCGATTTGGCTCAAGAAGTTATGGCGTTCCATCAACAGGCTTTCCCCGAACTAACGGCAAAAAAACTGCAAAACTTTGGCTTTGTCCAGTACCGGCCGGGTGGCGAATACCACATGAACAACCCGGAAATGGCCAAGGCCCTGCATAAAGCCGTAGCAGCCCAAAGCTATGACCATTACGAAGTTTATCGCCAACAACTCACGGGCCGGATTCCGACAGCTTTACGGGATTTACTCGAATTCAAGAGTGACCGCCAACCCATTGCCTTAGAGGAAGTCGAATCCGCCACGGACATTGTCAAGCGCTTCTGCACCGGTGGGATGTCCTTGGGAGCCTTATCGCGGGAAGCCCATGAAGTCCTGGCCATTGCCATGAACCGTCTCGGGGGTAAATCAAACTCCGGTGAAGGGGGCGAAGATCCGATCCGGTTCAAAGTCCTGGTGGATGTGGATGGTGAAGGTCACTCGGATTTATTGCCCCACTTGGCCGGCTTACGGAACGGGGATACGGCCAGTTCTGCGATTAAACAGGTGGCTTCTGGCCGGTTTGGGGTCACGCCTGAATATTTAATGAATGCCAAGCAAATTGAGATCAAGATTGCCCAAGGCGCAAAACCCGGTGAAGGCGGCCAACTCCCAGGCCCGAAAGTCAGCCCCTATATCGCCATGTTGCGGAAGTCCAAGCCTGGTGTTTCCTTAATTTCACCACCGCCGCACCATGATATTTACTCCATCGAAGACCTCTCCCAACTGATTTTTGACCTGCATCAAATCAATCCCAACGCCCAAGTTTCCGTCAAACTGGTGGCCGAAGTCGGAATTGGGACGATTGCGGCCGGGGTCGCCAAAGCCAACGCCGATATTATTCAAATCTCTGGACATGACGGTGGCACCGGGGCATCTCCCCTCAGTTCGATTAAACACGCCGGGAGTCCGTGGGAATTGGGCCTGTCGGAAGTGCATCGGGTGCTAATGGAAAATCAACTCCGGGATCGGGTCATTCTTCGGGTGGACGGCGGCCTCAAGTCCGGTTGGGATGTGATCATGGGCGCGCTGATGGGGGCCGAAGAATTTGGCTTTGGCTCGATTGCGATGATTGCTGAGGGCTGCATTATGGCCCGGATTTGTCATACCAATAACTGTCCGGTCGGAGTCGCCACCCAAAAAGAAGAATTACGGAAACGCTTTACCGGTCTGCCAGAACACGTGGTTAATTTCTTTCTGTTCATTGCCGAAGAAGTTCGTTCAATTTTGGCAAAATTAGGCTACAAATCCCTGATCGAAGTCGTCGGTCGCTCTGATTTGCTGGTGCCTCGGGCTGATGTCAGTTTGAGCAAAACCAAAGCCGTCAATCTTGATTGCCTCACCCAATTGCCAGATTCCCGCACCGACCGGGCCTGGTTAACCCATGAAACCGTCCACAGTAACGGCCCTGTTTTGGATGACACCATTCTCGCCAATCCGACCATTCAAGCCGCCATTGCAAACCATCAGGAAGCCAGTCTTGATTTAGAGATTGTCAATACCGACCGAACTGTTGGGGCGCGGGTTGCGGGAATCATTGCCAAACAGCATGGAAATACAGGCTTTACGGGGCAACTGAACCTCAACTTTACCGGAGCAGCAGGCCAGAGCTTTGGAGCCTTCAACTTACCGGGGATGATCCTCAACTTGACTGGAGAAGCCAACGATTATGTCGGGAAAGGGATGCACGGCGGAGAAATTATCATCAAACCCTTGGCCAATGCTCCCTATGCGGCGGCAGGTAACGTGATTGTTGGCAATACCTGTCTCTATGGGGCCACGGGGGGGTATCTGTTTGCCAATGGCCAGGCCGGCGAACGGTTTGCGGTGCGCAATTCTAAAGCCTATGCCGTTGTAGAAGGAGTGGGTGATCACTGTTGTGAATATATGACTGGTGGTGTCGTCGTGGTTCTCGGTCAAGTGGGTCGGAATGTCGGGGCGGGGATGACCGGGGGCCTGGCCTATATTCTCGATGAGGATGGCAGTCTTACGGCGAAAATGAACCCGGAAATTGTCAAGCTGCAACGGATTAGTTCGGTGGTCGGTGAACAACAACTCCTGGAACTGCTCCAGGCCCATGCCGAGCGCACAGGCAGCCCCAAGGCCAAAGCCATATTAGCCAATTGGGTAGATTATCTGGGCAAGTTTTGGCAAGTAGTTCCACCCTCGGAAGCCAATAGCCCGGAAGTTGTTGCTAGCGAGGAGAAGATTCTCAACCCAGTCACTTAG